In the Glycine max cultivar Williams 82 chromosome 19, Glycine_max_v4.0, whole genome shotgun sequence genome, CCAACAACCAGCAACCGACGACTCCGAACTCTTCATCCATTTCCTCCGCGTCCAGTGAGGTTCTCTATGATGAACAGAATAAAACTGTAGACCTAGCACCTGAACACCAAAAGACAAAGGAACAGTAGGtttctattttctaattttctctcacttttttttgggtttatttcattttgtgcaGTTATTTGGTATTTAAGTCggcgattttcttttcttttttttcatcttttcatgGCATATTGGAGGAACAAAACTTGGGGCGGTTGAGTGTAAAATACGTTTTtgataattcaattaattaggGGTAGGAaatggtttttttattattcattttctaaacattatatttgttttcggatatagatatataatggtacgttaattgaattatttaatgCTCGGAAGATTTTCTAATGagatttgatgattttttttttctgggatGTGGTTGATGTTGTTGGGTAAATAGGTTGAAGGCAAAGAAGACAAATCAGAAGAGACAGAGAGAACCGAGATTCGCGTTCATGACGAAAAGCGAGGTGGATCATCTGGAAGATGGGTACAGATGGAGAAAGTACGGTCAAAAAGCTGTGAAAAACAGCCCCTTTCCCAGGTACTAACACTTTTAttcttcaatcaatcaatacacGCTTTACTTGCTTATTCACTTTTCCACTTTCGGTTCgattaaaatttagaatttaaaccacccaaaaataattgtaaatataatttgaaCCGTGTGCATATATTATAGGAGCTACTATCGTTGCACCAGTGTTTCATGTAATGTGAAGAAACGCGTGGAGCGATCTTTCAGCGACCCAAGCATTGTGGTGACAACCTACGAAGGCCAACACACGCATCCAAGCCCAGTTATGGGTCGCTCCAACAACTTTGGTACGGTAATGTCTGGATCTGCTGGAAACTACATGTCCCAATATTATCATCAGCAACAAGTCCACGTCAATGCATTGTCTTCTTTGGGtttcctctcttcttcttcgtcttcaaGGAATGCCACTTTTTCTCAAGAGACTGCCTTGTTAAGTGACTATGGGCTTCTTCAAGATGTTGTTCCTTCACATATGTTGAAAGAAGACTAGATGATAATAACTTCACTACTGTTTCTATGTGATTTCTTATAATTAGTTTTTGTAGGAGAATATAGATGAGGACTATGTTGCTGCACTGGGATatttaagttttagttttcATTACCATCATGATCATACTTGTAAAACCCGCGTTATCTTTTTGCGCgcgcgcatatatatatatatatatatatatatatatatatatataggccttgcCATGAATATTATTAGTGTAACATGATGGATTTTGATCCGGTTGGCGTCTCTTAATTAGGATCTCGTTTCCTGTTTCCATCCAATATTTCTCTATTTTCAATAGatagaaaatgaataaaagaacAGATGAAAGTCTTAAGTTCCGTTGATTGATTGGACTGTGAGTGAAAAcgataacaaaacaaaacaagcaAACAGGTAATTCTATCCTCTTTTAATCTTGAGATTCTGACCCTTCGTTTGTcttgtgtttttgtttctttttgttgaaGGAATGTGCGTTCCTATCATGACACGACCCTGTAGATTGTTAGGTTTACGTTTTCAAACGGGAACCAATCGGTGTAAGCTTGCTTGCTTTAGTTTTGTCCCGGTAATCCACGGAAAAAGAATTCTAGGCAAGTTTTCTTCTGATTTGAAGGATACGGTGGCGAAAGATCTGACCCAATATGATCATGGGTAATAAACAGGAAGAGCAGTTCAACCTCATTGAGTAAATGCTGAATGGCATGTAATCTGTTCATGGATTTGATTCATTTGAGAGGTAAAAGGGGGAAATCAAAAGCAGGAGaagtaaacaaaagaaaacttgAACAAGGCTTTGCATTTAAAGCGTGATCTGGTTTCTACGATGGAATAGATCTTGAAAACGACTCTTTTTAGCTTAATCTGTTAAGGCACCATAATAGCTCGTGTCGTATTCTTTcataaatttggttttagagCAGGTGAGGCTCTCATCGTAAGAGAATAATTGGAAGTTAATAGAGTTTCAACGGATAGGCATAAACCAACGCGCACTGAGAGGGTGCATGTGATACGCCACCATCAAAGAACCACTGGGGCCCTGCTATTCCTTCCCATTATACGCTCCCTCTCTCTATTATGTGGCCAAATTACACCCAATTCAAAC is a window encoding:
- the LOC100816452 gene encoding WRKY transcription factor 23, producing the protein MENNKMMGVKKEDYAANIGSSSLPSCNNYPFFDFSEDKGSLGFMELLGVQDYNHLLDFPLSSHVSVPQTSAVKEPPETKKECSEVTNNQQPTTPNSSSISSASSEVLYDEQNKTVDLAPEHQKTKEQLKAKKTNQKRQREPRFAFMTKSEVDHLEDGYRWRKYGQKAVKNSPFPRSYYRCTSVSCNVKKRVERSFSDPSIVVTTYEGQHTHPSPVMGRSNNFGTVMSGSAGNYMSQYYHQQQVHVNALSSLGFLSSSSSSRNATFSQETALLSDYGLLQDVVPSHMLKED